From the Drechmeria coniospora strain ARSEF 6962 chromosome 02, whole genome shotgun sequence genome, the window CTTCGGCAAAacagtcggcggcggcatgtcGGACGTGGCCCGAGGCTGAGTCGATTGCCTTGAAgacggccgtctcgagctTGTCGAGGTCGGAGGAGTTGCGGAAGTAGGATGTGTGCTTTGTCAGAGACTTGAGGCAtcggcaggcggcggcggaaacgAGGGCGCCCTTGTCGGTCGCGGCATAGTTTCGCCCTTGCTTCCAGAGGTCGCGCGATATGATTTCGTCCATCGATTTCCCCAccatgtcgacgaccttgGCCAAGGCGGTGAAGGTGGCGGCGCGCAAGCCGGCGTTGCTAGAGGATGACTTGAGCATCTTGAGCAGTGCCGCGCACGAAATTTGATGCAGACCGATGGCGCTgtctccggcggcggcaaacaCGTCTCCGAGGCAGCTCACGGCGGCGTGTCTCGCCCGCGTCTCGCCGTCCGACTTTGATTTGCTTCCCGAAATGAGGGTGACCAGCTcgttgatggcctcgaaCAGCAGCTTCCTGTCGCCATGCTGAAAGATGTGTGCCAGGCACTTGCCCAGGCCATTGCGAATGACGCGTGACGGTTGCGGCGAGGAGAGGTTGATGATTTGGAAGATCTCCCGCTTCAGGTAGAACTGCTGGGCCGAGCagtcgtcggcagcgagggCCAGGACATGCTTGGTTAAGCCGGAAACGAACTTGAGCAGAACGAGTTCTTGCTGTTCGGTCGGTAACGCCTGCAGCTTGGGCACGTCGAGCTCAGGTGTGTTGATGGGATTGTCGGAGGCATTGGCTTCCACGGGAGCCTGCGAGCCGCTCAGCCGAGCAGGGGTCTCGAACTCTTGGCTTGGTGGCATGGCGTGTCGTTTACGCAGCCATCAATGCTGCAGGCAGAAGATGGAGAGCGAAGGTTGGGTGATTGGAGGAGGTTGGTGGAGGTGGTTGCTCGAATGCTGTCTCCGGTGTTTTGGAGAAGGCTGCCTTCATGGAGCTTCCGTAAAGTTGGCAATAATTACCTACGAGGAGTTGTTACTCATCATactacatacttacagtacagtacatgtacaaataGTAAGGTATGGATGGCACTAAGTATGAGGCGCTTGGCAAGGCTTGGGTGGGTGGTCTGCTAAAACAAGCTGGGCCACGACACACCCTGGCAGCCAATCAGCGACGGCTTTGCCGAAGATGCTTCCAGCACGGAACAGTACCCATACCAACGCATACCACCATgtaatgtactgtagatgctGCATCTcaatacatgcacatcaCCCGCTTGCCACTGTAGGCGTGGGAAGCCCGAGCCTCGAGCTTCGACAAGCTCGTTGACCTGTCCTTTTTTCCCCCAACTCGCCCTGATGGCTTCTCTACCATGGGCAGGCTTTGTCTTGCAACGAATGAACTCGCGAGCCGCAGCGTCATCATTAACACCGACGACCCTCTGCCACCAATGCAGGCGAGCATTCACCTCAACGTCAGTGTCGCTTGCCGGCCACAACAAGTGGTCCAAGACGAAACACATCAAGGCTGTGACGGACAAGAAGAAGATGTCTGAGCGGACGGCGTTTACCAAACTCATTGCCATGCACTCACGGAGTTACGACTGCCTGCCACCACGACCATGAGGTGCCTGTCCCATGCTAATCTGGCGCAGTGCATGGCGAAGATGTCAGGTTTAATCCGCAACTGGCCAATGCcatcgcggcggcgacgaaaggTACGCAATCAAACCTGTCACGCAGGATTTCTTTTTTGGAGCCGTCATTCTGACTCGTCCATCAGCTAGTGTTCCCAAGGCCCTGGTGGAGGCCGCCATCGCTCGAGGTCAGGGTCGATCGACGACGGGAGCCAAGCTCGAGGTCCTAACATTCGAGGCTCTGATCCCTCCCAACATTGCCTTgattgccgacgccgagacggacAACAAGACACGCACTCTGCACGATCTCCGGCTGGTCGTAAAGAAGGCTGGGGGAGTCACCGGGTCGACGTCGTTTTACTTTTCCAGACGCGGCCGCACCATCTTCAAGCCCTCGGAAGGTGGTCCAACGCTGTCGGGCGTGCTGGAGGAGGCGATCGAGCACGAAGGAGCCGAGGATGTCGAGCAGCTGCCGGACGGTGCGTTCCTGCTATGGA encodes:
- a CDS encoding UPF0082 protein C8D2.12c gives rise to the protein MASLPWAGFVLQRMNSRAAASSLTPTTLCHQCRRAFTSTSVSLAGHNKWSKTKHIKAVTDKKKMSERTAFTKLIAMHSRMHGEDVRFNPQLANAIAAATKASVPKALVEAAIARGQGRSTTGAKLEVLTFEALIPPNIALIADAETDNKTRTLHDLRLVVKKAGGVTGSTSFYFSRRGRTIFKPSEGGPTLSGVLEEAIEHEGAEDVEQLPDGAFLLWTQPASLMAMTEALCSKFGLEVGESDIIWAANEDTKVAVDTSSLAQTLDDLLSGLREHTEVKAIFANVRQGKITNDEWDKVERQIDV